From Sphingomonas bisphenolicum, one genomic window encodes:
- a CDS encoding glycoside hydrolase family 43 protein — translation MSLALSRRGFIGTAAALSAASGVARAASTPATAPGPINPLVKQRADAQVFRHDDGYYYLTGSVPEYDRLVLRRSRTIAGLTSATEAVLWRHEASGPRSGFIWAPELHQIDGRWIMYFAAGPSGGGDDVFRIRTYAVICDGADPMTGKWSLLGELETPWDSFNLDSTSFVHKGVRYFAWAQREPGIETNSNLYIAKLESPLKLGSQVTRLTVPTLDWEIRGYKVAEAPAVLHRNGRLFMTYSASATDARYCLGLLTADENADLLDARSWTKSPQPVFVTNTATSVYGPGHNSFTVDEQGRDVLVYHGRDYAAIQGDPLFNPDRHTRVQRLHYAADGTPDFGVPVGNGPLPERFISSTDPTRLMAHDGAKLVAGNPSLAQTQFRQLPGRAGARSIMLSPILMPDHYLFAGEDGSLTLQQDSKSADFALRSQFVRFDEKSLHAARFVSIAAPGKAIGLSADQLALVASRDPSAWWHID, via the coding sequence ATGTCCCTAGCCCTATCCCGCCGCGGTTTCATCGGCACCGCCGCCGCCCTCTCCGCCGCGTCCGGCGTCGCCCGCGCCGCATCGACCCCGGCGACCGCGCCCGGCCCGATCAACCCGCTCGTCAAGCAGCGCGCCGACGCCCAGGTCTTCCGCCATGATGACGGCTATTATTATCTGACCGGTTCCGTGCCCGAATATGACCGGCTGGTGCTGCGCCGTTCCAGGACGATCGCGGGCCTGACCAGCGCGACCGAAGCCGTGCTGTGGCGCCATGAAGCCAGCGGCCCGCGCTCAGGCTTCATCTGGGCGCCCGAACTGCACCAGATCGACGGCCGGTGGATCATGTATTTCGCCGCCGGCCCCAGCGGTGGTGGCGACGATGTGTTCCGCATCCGCACCTATGCCGTCATCTGCGACGGCGCCGATCCGATGACCGGCAAGTGGAGCCTGCTGGGCGAACTGGAAACGCCCTGGGACAGCTTCAACCTCGATTCGACCAGCTTCGTCCACAAGGGCGTGCGCTATTTCGCCTGGGCGCAGCGCGAGCCGGGGATCGAAACGAACAGCAACCTTTATATCGCCAAGCTGGAATCCCCGCTGAAGCTGGGCAGTCAGGTCACCCGCCTGACCGTGCCGACGCTCGACTGGGAAATTCGCGGCTACAAGGTGGCCGAGGCCCCGGCCGTCCTGCACCGCAACGGCCGCCTGTTCATGACCTATTCGGCCAGCGCCACCGACGCCCGCTATTGCCTGGGCCTGCTGACGGCGGACGAGAATGCCGACCTGCTCGACGCCAGGAGCTGGACCAAATCGCCCCAGCCGGTCTTCGTCACCAACACGGCCACCAGCGTCTACGGCCCCGGCCATAACAGCTTCACCGTGGACGAGCAGGGCCGCGACGTCCTCGTCTATCATGGCCGCGACTATGCGGCGATCCAGGGCGACCCGCTGTTCAACCCGGACCGCCACACCCGCGTCCAGCGCCTCCATTACGCTGCCGACGGCACGCCCGATTTCGGCGTGCCGGTGGGCAATGGCCCGCTGCCCGAACGCTTCATTTCGTCCACCGACCCCACGCGCCTGATGGCGCATGACGGCGCGAAGCTTGTTGCGGGCAACCCCTCGCTGGCGCAGACCCAGTTCCGCCAGCTACCCGGCCGCGCTGGCGCCCGCAGCATCATGCTGTCCCCCATATTGATGCCGGACCATTATCTGTTCGCCGGCGAGGATGGATCGCTGACCCTGCAGCAGGACAGCAAGAGCGCCGATTTCGCCCTGCGCAGCCAGTTCGTCCGCTTCGACGAGAAGTCGCTGCACGCCGCGCGGTTCGTGTCGATCGCCGCACCGGGCAAGGCCATCGGCCTGTCCGCAGACCAGTTGGCGCTGGTGGCCAGTCGCGACCCCAGCGCCTGGTGGCACATCGACTGA
- a CDS encoding TonB-dependent receptor, which yields MAFKPIALGSASMFALMLAGAAHAQTAVDAAPQDEAADIVVTGVRASIVGALNVRKQSTQIVDSIVSEDVGKLPDNNVIEALQRVTGIQVTNRTGGEASGISIRGLPDALTTLNGRNIFTAAGQGFALQDISANLVNRVDVYKTRSADQIETGLAGQVDVQTRRPFDFDGFAISGLARGIYNEQADTYNPNVALLVSDRWETGIGDIGILVNGSYTRTKYRDQTVTAGALVPFATETPAAGSGLSPLERIFPGPDNVNWQPGLDRGLPTAAGSTLNINGVDTPYYLSRDAVFSSDLYGKRERPSFNVALQWAPNSSSVYTAEVFYAGFRGETFNSLQFSFVDWWGNPGTVETYDGTNIIKSRTGVADVFGFNSGDFSKSKTDSYVYALNGKWDLGDRGKIVGDIAYQTSTAKSSFIAMRTTRVADSIDVDFNAGGGIPSYHFSDDSLLNDTSKWNVAELYDNANRDKGSAITGTLDGYYTWNEGFIRQVKAGIRIDQRKASNAVRTQDKGGPLIATTLAGLGEDASFTNKDFYQGRADVPSSWTLANGYWLHDNADMVRGLYGLATSDQLSLQKTFDIDESTIAMYLQVDGEISIFGRPLKLQAGARYVTVDTDYNFFDRYNDGARTSVSSGSDRWLPSFTARYEIFDNLRLRFNYGETLRRPNFGDINPNYNLTGDLTNVGYGSGSAGTANLAPTHSKNFDVALEWYFDRNSAITATAFRREINGLVVPLTVQEYIPNNGIEAGATDYFAITRPVNASNGVLKGLELGLTYFPGYLPGPLNGLGFVGSVTILDSKQNIPLSNSAGEIVGQATSSFFGVSDLSYNATLAYDNGPIGARLSYIWRKEFLANNEARLFANPIGVWRNPEKSLDLQLTWNLNDRLGVTFDAVNLTKSKQQTYYKFEDVGGPDQFNLGTTLIARTFALGVRYTFK from the coding sequence ATGGCTTTCAAGCCGATCGCACTCGGTTCCGCGTCCATGTTCGCGCTGATGCTGGCGGGGGCCGCCCACGCCCAGACCGCCGTCGATGCCGCACCGCAGGACGAAGCCGCCGACATCGTCGTTACCGGCGTCCGCGCCTCGATCGTCGGCGCGCTCAACGTCCGCAAGCAATCGACCCAGATCGTCGATTCGATCGTGTCGGAAGACGTGGGCAAGCTGCCCGACAATAATGTCATCGAAGCGCTTCAGCGCGTCACCGGCATTCAGGTCACCAACCGCACCGGCGGCGAAGCCTCCGGCATCTCGATCCGCGGCCTGCCCGATGCACTCACCACGCTCAACGGCCGCAACATCTTTACTGCGGCTGGCCAGGGCTTTGCGCTACAGGATATTTCCGCGAACCTCGTCAATCGCGTCGACGTCTACAAGACGCGCTCGGCCGACCAGATCGAAACCGGGCTTGCCGGGCAGGTCGACGTCCAGACCCGCCGCCCGTTCGACTTCGACGGCTTCGCCATTTCCGGCCTCGCCCGCGGCATCTACAATGAACAGGCCGATACCTATAACCCCAACGTCGCGCTGCTGGTCAGCGACCGCTGGGAAACCGGCATCGGCGATATCGGCATCCTGGTGAACGGCAGCTACACCCGCACCAAATATCGCGACCAGACCGTCACGGCCGGCGCGCTCGTGCCCTTCGCCACCGAAACGCCCGCCGCCGGTTCCGGCCTGTCGCCGCTGGAGCGCATCTTCCCCGGCCCGGATAATGTGAACTGGCAGCCCGGCCTGGATCGCGGCCTGCCCACGGCAGCCGGTTCGACGCTGAACATCAACGGCGTCGATACGCCCTATTATCTGTCGCGCGATGCGGTGTTCAGCTCCGACCTCTATGGCAAGCGTGAGCGCCCGTCCTTCAACGTCGCGCTGCAATGGGCGCCCAACAGCAGCTCGGTCTACACGGCCGAAGTCTTCTACGCCGGCTTCCGCGGCGAAACCTTCAACAGCCTGCAGTTCAGCTTCGTCGACTGGTGGGGCAACCCCGGCACCGTCGAAACCTATGACGGCACCAACATCATCAAGTCGCGCACCGGCGTGGCGGACGTCTTCGGTTTCAACAGCGGCGACTTCAGCAAGTCGAAGACCGACAGCTATGTGTATGCCCTGAACGGCAAATGGGATCTGGGCGATCGCGGCAAGATCGTCGGCGACATCGCCTATCAGACCAGCACGGCGAAAAGCTCCTTCATCGCCATGCGCACCACGCGCGTCGCCGATTCGATCGACGTTGATTTCAACGCGGGTGGCGGCATCCCGTCCTACCATTTCAGCGACGACAGCCTGCTGAACGACACCAGCAAATGGAATGTCGCCGAACTGTACGACAACGCCAATCGCGACAAGGGCAGCGCCATCACCGGCACGCTCGACGGCTACTACACCTGGAACGAAGGCTTCATCCGTCAGGTCAAGGCCGGCATCCGCATCGACCAGCGCAAGGCGTCGAACGCCGTGCGCACACAGGACAAGGGCGGGCCGCTGATCGCAACCACGCTGGCCGGCCTGGGCGAAGACGCCAGTTTCACCAACAAGGACTTCTATCAGGGCCGCGCCGACGTGCCGTCAAGCTGGACGCTGGCCAATGGCTATTGGCTGCACGACAATGCCGACATGGTGCGGGGCCTCTACGGCCTGGCGACGTCGGACCAGCTATCGCTGCAGAAGACGTTCGACATCGACGAAAGCACGATCGCCATGTACCTGCAGGTCGATGGCGAGATTTCGATCTTCGGCCGCCCGCTCAAGCTGCAGGCCGGCGCCCGCTACGTCACGGTGGATACCGACTATAATTTCTTCGACCGCTACAACGACGGCGCCCGGACCAGCGTGTCGTCGGGGTCGGATCGCTGGCTGCCCAGCTTCACCGCCCGCTACGAGATTTTCGACAATCTGCGCCTGCGCTTCAACTATGGCGAAACGCTGCGTCGTCCCAATTTCGGCGACATCAACCCGAACTACAACCTGACCGGCGACCTCACCAATGTCGGCTATGGCAGCGGCAGCGCCGGCACAGCCAACCTGGCGCCCACCCATTCGAAGAATTTCGACGTGGCGCTGGAATGGTATTTCGACCGCAACAGCGCGATCACCGCGACCGCCTTCCGCCGCGAGATCAACGGCCTGGTCGTCCCGCTGACGGTGCAGGAATATATCCCGAACAATGGCATCGAAGCCGGCGCGACCGATTATTTCGCGATCACCCGTCCGGTCAACGCCTCGAACGGCGTGCTCAAGGGTCTGGAACTGGGCCTGACCTATTTCCCCGGCTACCTGCCCGGCCCGCTCAACGGCCTCGGCTTCGTCGGCAGCGTGACCATCCTCGATTCCAAGCAGAATATCCCGCTGTCCAACTCGGCCGGCGAGATTGTGGGGCAGGCGACCTCGTCCTTCTTCGGCGTGTCTGACCTCAGCTACAACGCCACGCTGGCCTATGATAACGGCCCGATCGGCGCGCGCCTGTCCTATATCTGGCGCAAGGAGTTCCTGGCGAACAACGAAGCCCGCCTGTTCGCCAACCCGATCGGCGTGTGGCGCAACCCGGAAAAGAGCCTGGATCTCCAGCTCACCTGGAACCTCAACGATCGTCTGGGCGTGACCTTCGACGCGGTGAACCTCACCAAGTCGAAGCAGCAAACCTATTATAAGTTCGAAGATGTCGGCGGCCCGGACCAGTTCAACCTGGGCACCACCCTGATCGCGCGCACCTTCGCGCTGGGCGTCCGTTACACCTTCAAGTGA
- a CDS encoding MGH1-like glycoside hydrolase domain-containing protein, whose protein sequence is MRVTTMLLLAGAALASMSAAPPPPPAAMDIAAIAAQRFGNDAPWYRDRIPFFESADPAIDAVYYYRWALYRAHQRDLGAEGYITTEFADDVDWQRHPYASLNDASGFHIGEGRWLNDRRFADDYINFMYRSGGNDRHFTDHMADSVWGRFLVDGDRADAIEHLPVMNHIYRLWDDKYDFDKGLYFVEPLLDATEYTVSSIDASGGKDGFRGGDAFRPSVNSYMFANARALSNMAAMAGDAAMAADYAARADALRKRVLADLWSEKLAHFIDRHQSRKNDFVSYWEPIRNRELVGYLPWMFDLVPDDAKYAAAWAHLLDPASLAGRAGMRTVEANYEYYMRQYRYLGDAPECQWNGPVWPYQTTQVLHGMANLLDHARAAGPVTRSAYMRLLRQYAALHYQGSKLDIEEDYHPETGKPIVGLDRSHHYFHSGFNDLILTGLVGIRPRADDVLEVNPLLPDAADAQALAWFRVQDVPYHGHRIAVTWDADGSHYRRGKGLSIEVDGREVARRDTLGRVEVPVARAPTPAITRPVNRAVQLVRGQFPIGSASSAIDPENIHDAIDGRTWFFPELPNGWSSAPSPASSPADQWYAVDLGKPVALARAELAFFADGKGYAVPQAYRLQAWVDGDWRDIATPRGSPIANGVTDIRWPRVRTSKVRLRFTQPRGKATRLAEFKLFEE, encoded by the coding sequence ATGCGCGTGACGACCATGCTTCTGCTGGCGGGAGCCGCTCTGGCGAGCATGAGCGCCGCGCCTCCCCCGCCGCCCGCCGCGATGGACATAGCCGCCATCGCCGCCCAACGCTTCGGCAACGACGCGCCCTGGTATCGGGACCGCATCCCCTTCTTCGAATCCGCCGATCCGGCCATCGACGCCGTCTATTATTATCGCTGGGCGCTCTATCGCGCGCATCAGCGCGACCTGGGCGCAGAAGGCTATATCACCACCGAATTTGCCGACGATGTCGACTGGCAACGCCATCCCTATGCCAGCCTGAACGACGCCAGCGGCTTCCATATCGGCGAAGGGCGCTGGCTCAACGACCGGCGCTTCGCCGACGACTATATCAATTTCATGTATCGTAGCGGCGGCAACGATCGACACTTCACCGATCATATGGCGGACAGCGTCTGGGGCCGCTTCCTCGTCGACGGCGACCGCGCGGATGCGATCGAACATCTGCCCGTCATGAACCACATCTATCGCCTCTGGGACGACAAATACGACTTCGACAAGGGCCTCTATTTCGTCGAACCCCTGCTCGACGCCACCGAATATACCGTCTCCTCGATCGACGCATCGGGCGGCAAGGACGGCTTTAGGGGCGGCGACGCCTTCCGCCCTTCGGTCAACAGCTATATGTTCGCCAACGCCCGCGCCTTGTCGAACATGGCGGCGATGGCGGGCGACGCAGCCATGGCCGCCGACTATGCCGCCCGCGCCGACGCCCTGCGAAAGCGCGTCCTGGCCGACCTGTGGAGCGAAAAACTCGCCCATTTCATCGACCGCCACCAGTCGCGCAAGAACGATTTCGTCAGCTATTGGGAGCCGATCCGCAACCGCGAACTGGTCGGCTATCTCCCCTGGATGTTCGACCTTGTCCCCGACGACGCGAAATATGCCGCGGCCTGGGCGCATCTGCTCGACCCCGCTTCCCTCGCCGGCCGGGCCGGGATGCGCACGGTCGAGGCAAACTACGAATATTATATGCGGCAATATCGCTATCTGGGCGATGCGCCGGAATGCCAGTGGAACGGCCCGGTCTGGCCCTATCAGACCACGCAGGTGCTGCACGGCATGGCCAACCTGCTGGACCATGCCAGGGCGGCCGGCCCCGTCACCCGCAGCGCCTATATGCGCCTGTTGCGCCAATATGCCGCGCTTCACTATCAGGGCAGCAAACTGGACATCGAGGAGGATTATCACCCCGAAACCGGCAAGCCGATCGTCGGCCTCGACCGCAGCCACCATTATTTCCATTCGGGCTTCAACGACCTGATCCTGACCGGGCTGGTCGGCATCCGTCCCCGCGCCGACGACGTGCTGGAGGTGAACCCGCTGCTGCCCGATGCGGCCGACGCCCAGGCCCTTGCGTGGTTCCGGGTGCAGGACGTTCCCTATCATGGCCACAGGATCGCCGTGACATGGGACGCGGACGGCAGCCACTACAGGCGCGGCAAGGGCCTGTCGATCGAAGTGGACGGCAGGGAAGTCGCCCGCCGCGACACGCTGGGTCGGGTCGAAGTCCCGGTCGCGCGCGCCCCGACGCCTGCGATCACCCGCCCTGTCAACCGCGCGGTGCAACTGGTGCGCGGGCAATTCCCGATCGGCTCGGCCTCCAGCGCCATCGACCCTGAGAACATCCACGACGCGATCGACGGCCGGACATGGTTCTTCCCCGAACTGCCGAACGGCTGGTCGTCCGCCCCCTCTCCCGCTTCGTCCCCGGCCGATCAATGGTACGCCGTCGACCTGGGCAAGCCGGTCGCTCTCGCCCGCGCCGAACTGGCCTTCTTCGCCGATGGCAAGGGCTATGCCGTCCCGCAGGCCTACCGGCTTCAGGCCTGGGTCGATGGCGATTGGCGCGACATCGCGACGCCCCGGGGCAGCCCGATCGCCAACGGCGTCACCGACATACGCTGGCCGCGAGTGCGGACCAGCAAGGTCCGCCTGCGCTTCACGCAACCAAGGGGCAAGGCGACCCGTCTGGCCGAATTCAAACTGTTTGAAGAGTGA
- a CDS encoding TetR/AcrR family transcriptional regulator, translating to MTQLRPPSRPGIYARGTETVDAILKAAMDVLIDEGADAFTIRRIAARCDMKVGNVSYHFPRKEMLIQVLLDELVDSYGKLLDEVVRKPGLTAEERLKLVIILCLDDIGSKRTTHLFTELWALANHNPFVADRVKAFYDRVHGVIGDHVAAINPALSPDDVRTVALFISATMEGATPFLGHGKPWADKMPAFTALAVQSLLTLARTATSADIAALAPAREPELA from the coding sequence ATGACGCAGTTACGCCCCCCCTCCCGTCCCGGCATCTATGCTCGCGGCACCGAAACGGTCGACGCCATTCTCAAGGCGGCGATGGACGTGCTGATCGACGAGGGGGCGGATGCCTTCACCATCCGCCGCATCGCCGCGCGCTGCGACATGAAGGTGGGCAATGTCAGCTATCATTTTCCGCGCAAGGAAATGCTGATCCAGGTGCTCCTGGACGAACTGGTCGACAGCTATGGCAAGCTGCTCGACGAAGTCGTGCGCAAGCCCGGCCTGACCGCGGAAGAGCGGCTGAAACTGGTCATCATCCTGTGCCTCGACGATATCGGGTCGAAGCGGACTACCCACCTCTTCACCGAATTATGGGCGCTGGCCAATCACAACCCCTTCGTCGCCGACCGGGTCAAGGCCTTCTACGATCGGGTCCATGGCGTGATCGGCGACCATGTCGCGGCGATCAATCCTGCACTGTCGCCCGATGACGTCCGCACCGTCGCCCTGTTCATCAGCGCCACGATGGAAGGCGCCACGCCGTTCCTGGGCCATGGCAAGCCCTGGGCCGACAAGATGCCCGCCTTCACCGCGCTCGCCGTCCAGTCGCTGCTGACATTGGCCCGGACCGCGACCTCGGCGGATATCGCCGCCCTGGCTCCTGCCAGAGAGCCGGAACTGGCCTGA
- a CDS encoding amine dehydrogenase large subunit gives MSKTSFRIFAAALCGSLLASAAMAQAAPADTMASVEPEESDTMTIDPPKPTWFFVDGGWDMPGTSIFDGESGKMKGMVETRRLADMAIDPAGKYYYVSETIWSKNDRGTRQDMVTVYDSKTLNLVTEIPMPGRLLIGSRKNNFIISDDGKTGYVYDFSPTSGVNIVDLVKRKLITAIELPGCASLMPNPGVGFSALCSDGSLATVAIRGTKADITHTAPFFSASDDPIFDNFAYDRTRKQTTFLTYTGQIYTAKISATPTVSAPFSIQAAAGIRVGDAKPLDVNWYPGGRQPMALHRATGMMFVLMHKGEYWSHKASGDEVWQVDIAAQKVVKRFVLKEPMNNIEVSQTDKPLLYMNGEKGEVQVLDVATGEEKHKIEKAGGGIITVLEPS, from the coding sequence ATGTCGAAGACCAGTTTCAGGATATTCGCCGCCGCCCTCTGCGGATCGCTGCTCGCCAGCGCCGCCATGGCGCAGGCGGCGCCGGCCGACACCATGGCGTCGGTGGAGCCGGAAGAATCCGACACCATGACCATCGATCCGCCCAAGCCGACATGGTTTTTCGTGGACGGCGGGTGGGATATGCCGGGCACCAGCATCTTCGACGGCGAAAGCGGCAAGATGAAGGGCATGGTCGAAACCCGGCGACTGGCCGACATGGCGATCGATCCGGCCGGCAAATATTATTATGTCTCCGAAACCATCTGGTCGAAAAACGACCGTGGCACGCGGCAGGACATGGTCACCGTCTATGACAGCAAGACGCTCAACCTTGTCACCGAAATCCCGATGCCCGGCCGACTGCTGATCGGGTCGCGCAAGAATAATTTCATCATCAGCGACGATGGCAAGACCGGCTATGTCTATGATTTCAGTCCCACATCGGGCGTGAACATCGTCGATCTGGTCAAGCGCAAGCTGATCACCGCGATCGAACTGCCCGGCTGCGCCAGCCTGATGCCCAATCCGGGCGTCGGCTTCTCCGCGCTCTGCTCCGACGGATCGCTCGCCACCGTCGCGATCAGGGGGACGAAGGCCGACATCACCCATACGGCGCCCTTCTTCTCCGCCAGCGACGATCCGATCTTCGACAATTTCGCCTATGACCGGACCAGGAAGCAGACCACCTTCCTGACCTATACCGGCCAGATCTACACTGCGAAGATCAGTGCGACGCCGACCGTGTCCGCGCCTTTCTCTATCCAGGCGGCGGCCGGCATCCGCGTCGGCGACGCCAAGCCGCTCGACGTCAACTGGTATCCCGGCGGCCGCCAGCCGATGGCGCTCCACCGCGCGACCGGCATGATGTTCGTGCTGATGCACAAGGGCGAATATTGGTCGCACAAGGCATCGGGCGACGAAGTATGGCAGGTCGATATCGCCGCGCAGAAGGTGGTGAAGCGCTTCGTACTCAAGGAGCCGATGAACAATATCGAAGTGTCCCAGACCGACAAGCCCCTGCTCTACATGAACGGTGAAAAGGGCGAGGTGCAGGTGCTGGATGTCGCCACCGGCGAGGAAAAGCATAAGATCGAAAAGGCCGGCGGCGGTATCATCACCGTATTGGAGCCATCCTGA
- a CDS encoding MauE/DoxX family redox-associated membrane protein — MAALGGQTLALETLALFGLAASIAIGLLFLAGGVDQWRHRALLPGVIANYRLLPRRLIMPVARLLPVVEVATGAALLIGLRPWPALLGIALLLLFAGAMAINIARGRGHIDCGCGHGALRHPIGWPLVARNGALAALLALRLPVPPVFGAIDIATALASGVAITLLCLLFQSLAALAASPAHRR; from the coding sequence ATGGCGGCGCTGGGGGGACAGACGCTGGCCCTAGAAACACTGGCCCTGTTCGGCCTCGCTGCCTCGATCGCCATCGGCCTGCTGTTCCTGGCCGGCGGCGTGGATCAGTGGCGGCACCGTGCGCTGCTGCCCGGCGTGATCGCCAATTATCGCCTGCTGCCCCGGCGACTGATCATGCCCGTCGCACGCCTCTTGCCGGTGGTGGAGGTCGCGACCGGCGCGGCGCTGCTGATCGGCCTGCGCCCGTGGCCGGCATTACTCGGCATCGCCCTGCTGCTGCTGTTCGCTGGCGCGATGGCGATCAACATCGCGCGCGGGCGCGGCCATATCGATTGCGGCTGCGGCCATGGCGCGCTGCGCCACCCGATCGGCTGGCCGCTGGTGGCGCGTAACGGCGCGCTCGCTGCGCTGCTGGCGCTGCGCCTGCCTGTACCGCCCGTCTTCGGCGCGATCGACATCGCTACCGCGCTGGCATCCGGTGTCGCCATCACGCTTCTCTGCCTGCTCTTCCAGTCGCTGGCCGCGCTCGCCGCGTCGCCCGCCCATCGGAGATAA
- a CDS encoding thioredoxin domain-containing protein: MLTSLIVSQILSWIIIVGLVVALLALARQVGVLHIRVAPAGALATSGGPAVGGAIGAIPATTLDGQPVSVGGHAHGVKLRLLLFVSAQCPLCKAVIPMATSFARAERVALTFVGDDDVATQRAMIAQHGLEGHAFLNGPEVGQALSVAKLPFAVLLDEEGAILSKGLVNSREHLESLVVAHEMGIATVQDYISGLKAQAA, translated from the coding sequence ATGCTGACTTCGCTGATCGTCTCCCAGATCCTGTCCTGGATCATCATCGTCGGCCTCGTCGTCGCGCTGCTGGCGCTGGCGCGGCAGGTGGGCGTGCTGCACATCCGCGTTGCCCCGGCCGGTGCGCTCGCCACCAGCGGCGGCCCGGCAGTGGGCGGCGCGATCGGCGCGATCCCCGCCACCACGCTCGACGGCCAGCCGGTCAGCGTCGGCGGCCACGCCCATGGCGTGAAGCTGCGCCTCCTGCTCTTCGTGTCGGCGCAATGTCCGCTGTGCAAGGCGGTGATCCCGATGGCGACCAGCTTCGCCCGCGCCGAACGCGTGGCGCTGACCTTCGTGGGCGACGACGATGTCGCAACCCAGCGCGCGATGATCGCGCAGCATGGGCTGGAGGGCCATGCCTTCCTCAATGGACCGGAAGTGGGCCAGGCCTTGTCGGTCGCCAAGCTGCCCTTCGCGGTGCTGCTGGACGAGGAAGGCGCGATCCTGTCCAAGGGGCTGGTGAACAGCCGCGAACATCTCGAAAGCCTGGTGGTCGCGCATGAAATGGGCATCGCCACGGTGCAGGATTATATCAGCGGGCTGAAGGCGCAGGCGGCCTGA
- a CDS encoding methylamine dehydrogenase light chain — MKKFDADSMGEKLLRTFAGASSRRSMLSRLGAALVAAPAFPLLPVSRAEAAKPDRSPDGKTFFARSAQTKDDSKCDYWRYCAIDGALCTCCGGGIHSCPPGAEPSPVSWVGTCINPDDGKAYLIAYRDCCGKPACGQCGCDNTDRETQLYMPQLNNDVIWCFGTSSMDYHCSTAVLVGAAS, encoded by the coding sequence ATGAAAAAATTCGACGCCGACAGCATGGGCGAAAAGCTGCTGCGCACATTCGCCGGGGCCAGTTCGCGCCGCTCGATGCTCTCGCGCCTGGGCGCCGCGCTGGTCGCCGCCCCGGCCTTCCCGCTGCTGCCGGTGAGCCGGGCCGAGGCGGCCAAGCCCGACCGGTCGCCCGACGGCAAGACCTTCTTCGCCCGCAGCGCGCAGACGAAGGACGACAGCAAATGCGACTATTGGCGCTATTGCGCGATCGACGGCGCGCTCTGCACCTGCTGCGGCGGCGGCATCCACAGCTGCCCGCCGGGCGCAGAGCCGTCGCCCGTCTCCTGGGTCGGCACCTGCATCAACCCGGACGACGGCAAGGCCTATCTCATCGCCTATCGCGACTGTTGCGGCAAGCCCGCCTGCGGCCAGTGCGGCTGCGACAATACCGATCGCGAAACCCAGCTCTACATGCCCCAGCTCAACAATGACGTGATCTGGTGCTTCGGCACCAGCAGCATGGACTATCATTGCTCCACCGCGGTGCTGGTGGGGGCCGCGAGCTAA
- a CDS encoding cytochrome C, giving the protein MILCVLLLLGATAGLRAALPPMGLLPAAITDPATARADYVEQCAGCHGVAGSAAPARLPELRGRVGWFLCTPAARAYLIRLPNVAHSRIKDNQQLADMMNFVVFGLGGASAPRGTAPFTAEEVARERLHPLSTTALRAERARHVDAAIRQCSAPASLRLLYPGQQG; this is encoded by the coding sequence ATGATCCTGTGCGTCCTGCTCCTGCTCGGCGCTACCGCGGGCCTGCGTGCGGCACTGCCGCCCATGGGCCTGCTGCCCGCGGCGATCACGGACCCGGCGACGGCCCGCGCCGACTATGTCGAACAATGCGCGGGCTGCCACGGCGTCGCAGGCAGCGCCGCGCCCGCACGCCTGCCCGAACTGCGCGGGCGGGTCGGCTGGTTCCTCTGCACGCCGGCGGCCCGCGCCTATCTGATCCGCCTGCCCAATGTCGCACATAGCCGGATCAAGGATAATCAGCAGCTCGCCGACATGATGAATTTCGTCGTCTTCGGGCTGGGCGGGGCCAGCGCGCCGCGCGGCACCGCGCCCTTCACCGCCGAGGAGGTCGCGCGCGAACGGCTGCACCCCCTGTCCACCACCGCGCTCAGGGCCGAACGCGCCCGCCATGTCGACGCAGCGATCCGCCAGTGCAGCGCGCCCGCCTCGCTGCGCCTGCTCTATCCGGGGCAGCAGGGTTAG